From a region of the Phaseolus vulgaris cultivar G19833 chromosome 6, P. vulgaris v2.0, whole genome shotgun sequence genome:
- the LOC137832963 gene encoding AT-hook motif nuclear-localized protein 16-like: MTNNSIVDFPPQNFLSANSDSESFREHQIGSSSHIPPPPPPTTRLVIIKVASGCDIIESIFDVARRNQTSLAIQSVFGTIASVTLRNIANVVPAIVAYGPFNILSLTGCYFYDNQYTLFPEATPPPSFFFGIHFSTSHGRVFCGNVGGRVIAYKEVILTIFTFKNPRILKYVPEGEESDDEDDDENYNENCSEDPINFNNNGDDLTTFNYSN; the protein is encoded by the coding sequence ATGACAAACAACTCTATAGTAGACTTCCCTCCTCAGAACTTTCTCTCTGCTAACTCAGATTCTGAATCCTTTAGGGAGCATCAGATTGGATCATCCTCCCATataccaccaccaccaccacccacCACAAGGCTTGTCATTATCAAGGTGGCTTCAGGATGTGACATCATTGAGTCCATTTTTGACGTTGCTCGGAGAAACCAAACTAGCCTTGCCATCCAAAGTgtctttggtaccattgcctcTGTGACCCTCCGTAACATCGCTAATGTTGTCCCTGCTATCGTGGCCTACGGGCCATTCAACATACTTTCTCTTACTGGTTGCTACTTTTATGACAACCAATATACCCTTTTTCCCGAAGCCACCCCTCCACCTTCCTTTTTCTTTGGGATTCACTTCTCTACCTCTCATGGTCGTGTCTTTTGTGGTAATGTTGGTGGTCGAGTCATCGCATATAAGGAAGTCATCTTGACCATTTTCACCTTCAAGAACCCTAGAATTCTTAAATATGTTCCTGAAGGCGAAGAAAGCGATGACGAGGATGATGATGAAAATTACAATGAAAATTGTAGTGAGGATcctattaattttaataataacgGAGATGACTTGACAACTTTCAACTATAGTAATTGA